A stretch of the Pedobacter sp. MC2016-14 genome encodes the following:
- a CDS encoding TonB-dependent receptor, with protein sequence MLIPSYTTFDASLFFERSSYRISLKGNNLSDEKYWSYRITPQAPRNFVGSIAYKF encoded by the coding sequence ATGCTTATACCATCGTACACCACCTTTGACGCAAGCTTGTTTTTTGAAAGAAGCAGTTACAGGATTTCTTTAAAAGGGAATAACCTGAGTGATGAAAAATACTGGTCGTACAGGATTACACCACAGGCCCCAAGAAACTTTGTAGGCAGCATTGCTTATAAATTTTAA
- a CDS encoding ROK family protein, with protein sequence MNKIVLGIDIAGSHITAALIDITIKKELDGSWVRSRVNSQGTKEEIIKSWSAVILQAAGSYWPTLDNIYIAIPGPLDYKQGISRIHRQDKYGALFGENLKELLAAELGIDKTAIHFMNDGACFLRGEVFCGSMDGYDHAIALILGTGLGTAHFENGKAEDADFWKMPFRKSIAEDYISTGWFIKHYHELTGLTIKDVKDLVENHRDNPHFKDVFDEFSMNLASFLHRFIRKKMPLAAVIGGNIVVHAEQYFLEDTKKYLAGMMGYSFPVKKSMLFEKAIIIGAASESTKIKAKKKHVAA encoded by the coding sequence ATGAACAAGATTGTACTCGGAATTGACATCGCCGGATCTCACATAACCGCTGCCCTGATAGACATTACTATCAAGAAAGAATTGGATGGCTCCTGGGTTAGGTCAAGGGTTAATTCTCAGGGCACTAAAGAAGAAATCATTAAATCATGGTCGGCAGTTATTTTACAAGCTGCGGGCAGTTACTGGCCTACATTAGATAACATTTATATCGCCATTCCTGGCCCTTTAGATTATAAGCAGGGCATCAGCCGGATTCACAGGCAGGATAAATATGGGGCATTGTTCGGTGAAAATTTAAAAGAACTCCTTGCTGCCGAATTAGGAATTGATAAAACAGCCATTCATTTTATGAATGATGGGGCTTGTTTTTTAAGAGGGGAAGTATTTTGCGGAAGTATGGATGGATATGACCATGCCATAGCACTCATTCTGGGCACAGGTCTTGGAACTGCACATTTTGAAAACGGCAAAGCAGAAGATGCTGATTTTTGGAAAATGCCATTCCGAAAAAGTATTGCCGAAGACTATATTTCTACAGGCTGGTTTATTAAACATTACCATGAACTAACTGGATTAACGATAAAGGACGTGAAAGATCTGGTAGAAAACCATCGTGACAATCCACATTTTAAAGATGTATTTGACGAATTTAGTATGAACCTGGCTTCATTTTTACATCGGTTTATTCGCAAAAAAATGCCATTAGCCGCAGTTATTGGAGGTAATATTGTTGTGCACGCAGAGCAATATTTTTTAGAAGACACCAAAAAGTACCTGGCCGGTATGATGGGTTACAGCTTTCCGGTCAAAAAGTCAATGTTATTTGAAAAGGCCATCATCATTGGAGCAGCCTCAGAAAGCACAAAGATAAAAGCTAAAAAGAAGCATGTAGCTGCTTAG
- a CDS encoding prephenate dehydrogenase: protein MNIGIIGLGDMGKLYARCFAKAGYRVYGADLPHLREALEDELHPHGVTVLEDGHEVSRRCEVIFYSVEAERIAEVVSVYASSTKYGAIVAGQTSVKHPEIAAFEKYLPKDVNIITCHSLHGPGFEPIGQKLIIVPHRSTAEAYQRMTDLLSSLGSDMVEMADYHEHDKIVADTQAATHVGFESMGTAWKTAGFYPWENASYTGGIDNVKILTTLRIFSYKAHIYGGLAILNPYARQQVKCYAQSESELFKMMIMEDEGEFRKRLYAAKDFVFGQNNKALMLDDAVMKEFSLSGNGDTGRMPNSHLSLLSMAYSWYKLQINPYDNLICQTPPFRLRLGIVEYLFQNEALLEESIETALHEKAIRSDDLEFHSAVQEWGSIIGYGDMKSYKELFEQTKLFFGDRLEHGRAHSSEMMRRLKIE, encoded by the coding sequence ATGAATATCGGAATTATAGGTTTGGGAGATATGGGCAAGCTTTATGCAAGATGTTTTGCTAAAGCTGGCTACCGGGTTTATGGAGCAGATCTTCCGCATTTACGGGAAGCCCTGGAAGATGAACTCCATCCGCATGGGGTAACGGTACTGGAGGATGGCCATGAAGTATCACGCAGGTGCGAAGTGATCTTTTATTCTGTAGAAGCAGAACGCATTGCAGAAGTGGTAAGTGTATATGCCAGTTCTACAAAATACGGCGCTATTGTCGCGGGGCAAACTTCTGTTAAACATCCTGAAATTGCGGCCTTTGAAAAATACCTGCCCAAGGATGTAAACATTATTACCTGCCATTCTTTACATGGGCCGGGATTTGAACCTATAGGACAAAAACTGATCATAGTACCTCACCGCAGCACAGCTGAAGCGTACCAGCGCATGACAGACCTCCTTTCGTCATTGGGATCTGACATGGTGGAAATGGCCGATTATCATGAACATGACAAAATTGTTGCGGATACCCAGGCGGCCACGCATGTTGGCTTTGAAAGCATGGGTACGGCCTGGAAAACCGCAGGCTTTTATCCCTGGGAAAATGCTTCTTATACGGGTGGAATAGACAATGTAAAAATTCTGACTACACTAAGGATTTTTAGCTACAAGGCGCATATTTATGGTGGCTTGGCCATCTTAAACCCTTATGCGCGCCAACAAGTGAAGTGTTATGCCCAATCGGAATCGGAATTGTTCAAAATGATGATTATGGAAGATGAGGGAGAATTTCGCAAACGCTTATATGCTGCGAAAGACTTTGTATTTGGACAAAACAATAAAGCTTTAATGCTGGATGATGCCGTGATGAAAGAGTTTTCACTTTCCGGAAATGGAGATACTGGTAGAATGCCCAACTCACATTTGAGTTTGTTAAGCATGGCTTACTCCTGGTACAAACTACAAATCAATCCATACGATAATTTAATTTGTCAGACCCCTCCTTTTAGGTTAAGGTTAGGCATTGTGGAGTATTTGTTTCAAAATGAAGCGCTGCTGGAAGAATCCATTGAAACAGCCCTTCATGAAAAAGCCATCCGCTCTGACGACTTAGAATTTCACTCTGCCGTGCAGGAATGGGGCTCAATTATCGGTTACGGCGATATGAAGAGCTACAAAGAACTGTTTGAGCAGACCAAGCTTTTCTTCGGCGACAGACTTGAACATGGACGTGCACACAGTTCTGAAATGATGAGAAGATTAAAGATTGAATAA